Within the Candidatus Methylacidiphilales bacterium genome, the region GCACTTGAGAAAAGAGATACTCCCTTTAATATTTTTTTAGTAGTGCTTCTCATAGATACTATTTTAGTAATTCATTAACAGAAACACTAACAGCCTTTGCCAATTTTGCGATTGTCGCAAGTGTCGGATTTGTCTTTCCGTTCTCTATGGTACTAATAAACCCGCGACTTACTCCTAAGTCCCGCGCTATATCTCCCTGCGATATGCTTTTTTTGGTTCTGATTCTTTTCAGATTCAGACCCAACTTTGTAGATTCGTTTTGCATTATCCACATTATATCGCATTGTTATAGTATATCACAATGTTATGATATACTATAACAATGATGCCCGCCCCGAATTCCCCCAAAACAAAAAGAAGAGCGAATGGAAAAAGGCGAAGCGTCTGGTATTTTGGCGTGGCATCCCGATAGACTTGCGAGAAACTCGGTAGATGGAGGAAAAATCATCTACCTCGTTGATACTGGCGTGATCGTAGAAATGAAATTTCCAAATTTTTGGTTTGATCCGACACCGCAAGGAAAATTCATGCTCTCAATCGCTTTTTCGCAATCCAAGTATTATGTGGACAATTTGAGTGAAAATATCAAGCACGGACATAGAAACAAAGTGAAGGAAGGAATATAGCCTCAAATGTCTCCGATTGGATATGTGAACGAGAAAGGAAAAGGTATTGTGCCACATCCTGAACTTTCGATTTTAGTTAAAAAGATATTTGAGGCATATGCAACGGGAAACTTCACTTTGCGGGAAGTCCGCGACAAATTTAACGGACTTGGATTGAAACGAAAAAGCGGAAAGGAACTTGCGGTGTCGAATTATCAAAAACTTATCAAAAATCCTATCTATACGGGATTGATGAGGTATAACGGGGAGATTTTTGATGGCAAGCATGAACCGATTATTACAAAGAAACTTTTTGATTCCGTTGCAGAAGTGATGAGCCGAAAATCTAAACCGCATAGCAAAGGTTTGAAACCATACATCTATCGCGGATTTTTCCGTTGCGGAGAATGTGGTTGCTTCATTACTACCGAAACGCAGAAAGGTCATAACTATTTGCGTTGCAACAAACGGATAAATCCTTGTTCACAAAAATATGCTCGCGAGGAAATCATCACTTCAGAAATTCAAAAGGAAATCAAAAAAGTTTCTTTGCCAGACGATTGGGCTTCTTGGATGTTGGCGGAAAATAGAAAGGATATGTTGAGTGAAGCCCAATCGTCTACGCTTTTTGCAGACAACACAAAAACGAATAATCGGTTCGAACTTACCGAAAAGTTTTTGAAATACAATATAGAATTGACAAACGAGTGTACAAATGAAGAAATACTTCATTTGTACAAAAAAGCCGGTTCGAACTTTCAAATTAAGGATCGAACCGTACTTTTTGAGCCACGCGGAGCGTGGAAAAACCTTTTGAATTCGGGAATTTTTGGCGGGAATGCGTTTGTGTCGGCACTTCATGCAGACCCCCTTCGGCTTCCGATTCCGATTTTCAAGTATGGCGGAGAGAAAGGGATTCGAACCCTTGAAATGGTATTAGCCATTTACTCACTTTCCAGGCGAGCTCATTCGACCACTCTGACATCTCTCCGTTTTTTTTATTTTACATTGTTGGGTGGTTGTGAATACACCACTGGACCTGATTGAAGTTTTTTACTGTCCATAGGTACTATTCTTGCAAGTCCATTGTTAGAAACTTGTTCCACTCTTAAAATGGAGTGGAGTGGAAGGAATAACTTTTCTGTAAATTTAAACTCTTCGCGAAGCTTCTCTTCTGAAGGATTTGCTATGATGTCAGATTGAAATTCTGTAAAGGTTATACCTTCTATGACGACAAAACCAAATAGGTCTGCTTGGTAAAAGTTATGCGCAAATAGTTCATAGACTGAGTCTTCAGTTTTAAATTTAATTCTATAGATTTTAGTTTGCATTTATTTGATTATAGCATAAAAGCCTACTCCCACTCAATCGTCGCTGGTGGTTTGCTCGTTATATCATAGACTACTCTTGAAATACTGGGAAGTTCATTGACGATTCTTCTGGCTACTAGTGATAGGAAGGAGTGAGGTAATTCTGTGTGGGTTGCGGTCATGAAGTCTGTTGTGTTTACTGCTCTGATTGCGATGATGTACTCATACACTCTGCCATCACCTTTTACTCCGACAGTTTTTTGAGGTATAAAGACACAGAACGCTTGGCTACATTGGTTGTATAGATTGTGCTGATATAGTTCTTTTAAAAAGATACTGTCTGCAATTCTGAGTATGGCTAACCTCTCTTCAGTAACTTCACCTAGAATTCTTACCGCAAGGCCAGGTCCTGGGAATGGATGTCGGTTAGTCATTTCGTCCGGGATACCTAACTCTTTGCCAATTGCTCTTACCTCGTCTTTGAATAAATGTGAGAGAGGTTCTAGAATTTTAAGATTCATTTTTTTAGGTAGCCCCCCAACATTATGGTGAGATTTGATGACCTTTGATTTTTTTGAAAGGACTGCTGATTCAATGAGGTCGGGGTAAATTGTTCCTTGCGCTAAGAATGCAATGGGCGCCTGTTTTTTAGCATATTGTTCAAATACACTGATGAATGCCGCACCTATTTTTTTTCTTTTTTTCTCAGGATTGGTTTCTCGTTTAATGGTTTTAAGAAAAATCTTTTTAGCATCGATTACCGTTAAGGTAATCCCAGTCAGTTTTTCAAAAATTTGTTTGACATAAGCGCTTTCTTCTGAACGCATTAAGCCATTATCAACATGCACACAATGAAGATTTTCTCCAATGGCGCGATGCACCAGTATTGCGCAGACGAGAGAATCTACTCCCCCCGAAAGAGCAAGGAGCACATGTTTATTTTCACAGGTACTTTTTATCTGTTCAATTTGTTGGGCAATGATAGATTGTGGTGTCCAGGTTGATTCACAATGGCAGATTCTATGCACGAATCTATTTATAATTCTTTGTCCTTGTAGAGTATGGGAAACTTCAGGGTGAAATTGAAGGCCATATATTTTCCTTACATCGTCTGACATTGCAAGTATAGCGCCTTGGCTGTTTGTGGAATTAATCGTGAATGATGGTGGTGCTGTGAGAACTGAGTCACTATGGCTCATCCAGGTGATGAGCTTTGATTGACCCTTCTCGTCAAAAGAATCTTCAATACCATTAAGTAATAGACTTTGATTATTGATGAGGATTTCTGATCTACCAAACTCACTACCGGTATGGCTTGCGACTTTTCCACCAAGTGCTTGTGCGATGAGTTGCATACCATAACAAATTCCAAGTAAAGGTATTGATGCATGTAGTAAGTACTCAGGTAGAATAAAATCGTCCTCAGCTGAAACTGAATCAGGGCCACCTGATAAAATCACCCCAGAAGGTTTGTGGCTCATTAAAACCTCTTTGGTAATGTCACAGGGAAGAATAATTGAAAAAACATTCGCTTGACGAATTCTCCGTGCGATCAACTGGGTGTATTGTGATCCAAAATCAAGAATCACAATAGTGAATTTCTCTGAACCGCTCTCCATTATCGATTGTAATTGGGGGAATCTTTGGTTATGACAACATCATGGACATGGCTTTCTGTTATGCCCGCTGTGGTGATGGTAATGAGGGTAGATTTTTTTTGAAGATCCGGGAGTGTGGCTGATCCGCAGTAGCCCATTCCAGAACGAAGCCCTCCAATTAATTGGTAGAGCACTTCTTTCACTTCACCTTTGTAAGGAATCCTACCTTCTATTCCTTCAGGAACTAGTTTATCCAATCCTCGTTCTTGAAAATATCTATCCGCTGATCCTTGCGTCATAGCGCCAAGTGAACCCATACCTCGATAATTCTTATAATATTTTCCTTGATAAATCTCTGCTTCCCCAGGTGCCTCCTCAGTGCCAGCAATAAGGTTGCCCAACATCACCGCATGAGCTCCGGTTGCAAGTGCCTTTACAATATCTCCAGAATAGCGAATCCCGCCATCTGCTATGATTGTAACTGAAGATCGCTTAAGCGCATTAGCAACATCCTGGATAGCAGTTATCTGAGGCACACCAACACCAGCAACGATTCTGGTAGTACAAATAGAACCAGGACCAATCCCAACTTTAACACAATTCACACCAAGACTTGCTAGTGCCTTTGCGGCTTTTGCAGTAGCAATATTACCAACTATTAAATCAGTATTTGGGAATTTCTTTTTTATCCATTTGGTCGCTTCTAAAACCGATTTACTATGTCCATGCGCAGTATCTAAAGCAATAATGTCAGCCCCTGCTGCAAGTACTTTTTCAGCTCTTTCAAAATCATGAGGCCCAATCGCGGCGCCGACTCTTAGTCTACCTTTTGAATCTAACGTTGCAATGGGAAAATTATCACTTTTTGAAAGATCTGATTTTGTAATCATACCAAGTAATTCTCCTTGTGGAGAAACTATCAAAACTCGCTCTATTCTATGAGTGCGCAATAGATTTTCTACTTCCTTTTTGGAAGTGTAAGCCGGAAGGGTTACCAGTCGTTCTCGTGGAGTCATGATAGTAGTAACCGACTTTGAGGAAGCGGTTTCAAATCGCAAATCTCGATTGGTTACTAATCCAGCCACGGTGTTAGTTTTTTCGTCAATGATTGGCATTGACGATACTTTGTGACGCTGGGTAAGTTCCATAATTTCTGTAATGGTGTGATTGGTGGTTGCAGTAATTGGTTTATGCACCACCCCACTTTGGTAGCGTTTGACATAGTGGATTTCTTTTGCCTGTAAATCAGGGGTTATATTTTTATGAATAATTCCTAGTCCCCCTTCCTGGGCCATAGCTATAGCCATACGATGTTCAGTTACCGTGTCCATTGCCGCAGCTATTATGGGTATTTTTAGGGTAAGTTTTTTTGTGAGGATAGTTGACACATCGACATCTTTAGGGAGAACATCCGAATAATCTGGTATCAGTAGGACATCATCAAAAGTCAATCCTTTATTTGATATGATTTTCTTTATCATTATTGTTGCTATTTTACTGTATTCTATTATGAGGAACAGAGGTATGAATTTCACAGAACCATATTGTAGCGTTAGCGAACTCACTCAAGAAATTAAAAAGGTACTTGAATATCAGGTAGCCCCCCGATGGATACGAGGTGAAATTGGCAATATGAGTGAGCCGTCATCTGGGCATTGGTATTTTAATTTAAAAGATGCAAACTCAATGATTAGATGCTGTATGTTTAAATTTTCTCAATCGGGAGCAGCAGTAAAACCAAGAGAAGGTATGGAAGTTATTTTATTTGGTACGATTTCAGTATATGTAGCACGGGGTGAGACTCAAATAATTGTTTCAAAATTAGTGGAATTTGGGGTTGGCGCTTTGGCAATTACTTTTGAATTGTTGAAAAAGAAATTAGAGGCCGAAGGGCTTTTTGCCCAAGAAAGAAAAAAAGAGTTGCCGACAGCTATTGATACAATCGCACTGATCACCTCCCCAACTGGAGCCGCGCAACATGATGTGGTTGTGACTCTTGAAAAAAGGTGGCCTCTCATGGAAGTTAATTTTTATCACACTACCGTGCAAGGGCAAGGTAGTGTTGAGGCAGTATGCCACGCACTGCAACAAGCATACCTAGATACTAGCAATCAAGTAATTTTACTCGTTCGTGGCGGAGGATCTCTCGAAGACCTTTGGACTTTTAATGAAGAAAAAATAATCAGATTGATAGCTAAGTCTCCTGTGCCAATTATTAGTGGGATTGGTCATGAGAATGACTTTACCTTAACTGATTTTGTCGCTGATGTTCGCGCATCAACTCCTACCGCAGCAGCAGTGTTAGTAACGTTAGATCAATTTGAAGTACGAGAAACAATCTCGCACTATTCTGACAATATAAAACACACTATGTACACATTGCTAGAGCAACACGCTATGGAACTAGATTATAAACAACGCACCCTTGCACATCACCACCCACACATGTTGGTAGAACATTTAGAAAACTCAATTCAAAATAAACAAGACAAATTACAATACTACTGGAAAAGTGTTTTTGACAAAAAATCCTATCAACTCTCTGAGCTAATCAATTCGCTTAGATTGAATAATCCCATGGCACTTTTACAGCGAGGGTACGCTATAGTACAGGATCAAAGTGGCAGATTAATTACTGACAGCGCTGCATTAACTGAGGGGCAAGTTGTTAAAACAAAAGTCGCTACCGGCGAGTTTAGTTCAAAAGTTACTTCTATTGATAGTGTAAAATAGATGACTAATTACCTGGAGGTTTGTGATGATTAAGAAGTTAAAAAAGAAATCTAACAAAATAAAAATTAAACGAACACTATCCAAACGGCCTAGCAAAAAAATTACTTCTCGTAAAATTGTTAAGGTAATCGCTAAGACTGCTAAAAAAAAGACTGCGCGCTCTGAAAAATCGCTAACTCCCAAACAAAAATTAATTAACCTGGTACGAGTTCGTAATACTAAGCTAAAAAGCAAGCTCAAGTCAGAACATATTGTAATTGCAAGGGCAGTTGATAACACTAATTCTACCACCCCGCAAAATATATTAGAGTACGAAAAAGCAAAATTAAGTAAATTAAAAAAACAGAGTAATTATCTACAAAAAAAAGATGTTGAATTTTTCAAGCAATATTTTGCCAATAAAAAAGATCTTTTACTTAACGAGATGAATCTAACCAAAGATCACCTTCAATCTGATTCAATTAATTTTCCTGACCAAACCGATCGAGCCACACAAGAAGAAGAGTTTTCTATTGAACTTCGCACAAGAGATCGTGAAAGAAATTTATTAAAAAAGATTGAACACTCAACAAGACTACTAGAAAAAAATCAATTTGGTTTTTGTGAAAGTTGCGGTGATAAAATTGGTCGAGAACGATTGCTTTCCAGACCAGAAGCAACCCTTTGCATACAATGTAAATCTGCTAAAGAGCGAGAAGAGAGGCAAACTCGCCATAGTCATGGGTAGTGTTTGTGTTAGCTAACGTTTTATATTAAACTTCATAACGCTCGAAATTATTTTTATCGTCAGCGTTATCGCTGGAATGCATAGGAGGGAGTGGCACCACTTCTCTTGAAGTAAATGTTACTATCGGTTTGTTAAACTCAAGTGATATTGAGCCGACTGGGCCATTTCTGTGTTTTGCAATTATTAATTTACATTGTA harbors:
- a CDS encoding recombinase family protein; the protein is MEKGEASGILAWHPDRLARNSVDGGKIIYLVDTGVIVEMKFPNFWFDPTPQGKFMLSIAFSQSKYYVDNLSENIKHGHRNKVKEGI
- a CDS encoding DUF1820 family protein, which encodes MQTKIYRIKFKTEDSVYELFAHNFYQADLFGFVVIEGITFTEFQSDIIANPSEEKLREEFKFTEKLFLPLHSILRVEQVSNNGLARIVPMDSKKLQSGPVVYSQPPNNVK
- the guaA gene encoding glutamine-hydrolyzing GMP synthase, whose product is MESGSEKFTIVILDFGSQYTQLIARRIRQANVFSIILPCDITKEVLMSHKPSGVILSGGPDSVSAEDDFILPEYLLHASIPLLGICYGMQLIAQALGGKVASHTGSEFGRSEILINNQSLLLNGIEDSFDEKGQSKLITWMSHSDSVLTAPPSFTINSTNSQGAILAMSDDVRKIYGLQFHPEVSHTLQGQRIINRFVHRICHCESTWTPQSIIAQQIEQIKSTCENKHVLLALSGGVDSLVCAILVHRAIGENLHCVHVDNGLMRSEESAYVKQIFEKLTGITLTVIDAKKIFLKTIKRETNPEKKRKKIGAAFISVFEQYAKKQAPIAFLAQGTIYPDLIESAVLSKKSKVIKSHHNVGGLPKKMNLKILEPLSHLFKDEVRAIGKELGIPDEMTNRHPFPGPGLAVRILGEVTEERLAILRIADSIFLKELYQHNLYNQCSQAFCVFIPQKTVGVKGDGRVYEYIIAIRAVNTTDFMTATHTELPHSFLSLVARRIVNELPSISRVVYDITSKPPATIEWE
- the guaB gene encoding IMP dehydrogenase, translating into MIKKIISNKGLTFDDVLLIPDYSDVLPKDVDVSTILTKKLTLKIPIIAAAMDTVTEHRMAIAMAQEGGLGIIHKNITPDLQAKEIHYVKRYQSGVVHKPITATTNHTITEIMELTQRHKVSSMPIIDEKTNTVAGLVTNRDLRFETASSKSVTTIMTPRERLVTLPAYTSKKEVENLLRTHRIERVLIVSPQGELLGMITKSDLSKSDNFPIATLDSKGRLRVGAAIGPHDFERAEKVLAAGADIIALDTAHGHSKSVLEATKWIKKKFPNTDLIVGNIATAKAAKALASLGVNCVKVGIGPGSICTTRIVAGVGVPQITAIQDVANALKRSSVTIIADGGIRYSGDIVKALATGAHAVMLGNLIAGTEEAPGEAEIYQGKYYKNYRGMGSLGAMTQGSADRYFQERGLDKLVPEGIEGRIPYKGEVKEVLYQLIGGLRSGMGYCGSATLPDLQKKSTLITITTAGITESHVHDVVITKDSPNYNR
- the xseA gene encoding exodeoxyribonuclease VII large subunit, translating into MNFTEPYCSVSELTQEIKKVLEYQVAPRWIRGEIGNMSEPSSGHWYFNLKDANSMIRCCMFKFSQSGAAVKPREGMEVILFGTISVYVARGETQIIVSKLVEFGVGALAITFELLKKKLEAEGLFAQERKKELPTAIDTIALITSPTGAAQHDVVVTLEKRWPLMEVNFYHTTVQGQGSVEAVCHALQQAYLDTSNQVILLVRGGGSLEDLWTFNEEKIIRLIAKSPVPIISGIGHENDFTLTDFVADVRASTPTAAAVLVTLDQFEVRETISHYSDNIKHTMYTLLEQHAMELDYKQRTLAHHHPHMLVEHLENSIQNKQDKLQYYWKSVFDKKSYQLSELINSLRLNNPMALLQRGYAIVQDQSGRLITDSAALTEGQVVKTKVATGEFSSKVTSIDSVK
- the dksA gene encoding RNA polymerase-binding protein DksA; its protein translation is MIKKLKKKSNKIKIKRTLSKRPSKKITSRKIVKVIAKTAKKKTARSEKSLTPKQKLINLVRVRNTKLKSKLKSEHIVIARAVDNTNSTTPQNILEYEKAKLSKLKKQSNYLQKKDVEFFKQYFANKKDLLLNEMNLTKDHLQSDSINFPDQTDRATQEEEFSIELRTRDRERNLLKKIEHSTRLLEKNQFGFCESCGDKIGRERLLSRPEATLCIQCKSAKEREERQTRHSHG